The genomic DNA CCTTAAAAAGCCCCTCAAAAAGAGGCCTGAGAAAAAGACCTTCGACATTTCCCATTAGGTACCTACTGAATGTACTCGGTGTAGTTCTTCACCTGCACGATGCCGATTGGGCGCAATTGAGAAATGACCTTGTCCTTTGGGGAAAACACCAAAACCTTCATATTGTCGGGTTGAAGATACTTCTTGATCACGTCATTCACTTCTGAAGTCTTGATCTTACTAATGTCGCGTAAGTAGTTGGTCAAATAGGTGTCGGGAACCTGATAGAAGCGCAAGACCAACATGGTTTCCGCGAGGCGCTCTGCCGTCTCAAGGGCCCGCGGGAAGACGCCCAATAACAGGGCCTTAGCATCCGCCACCTCTTTGTCCGTCACGCCCTTGTTTTGAAAGTCCTGAATGACCTTTAGAGTTTCAGAAACAGTCTCACCCACCTTTTCGTGGCGGGTAAATGTGGCTACAGTAAATGGACCCGTATCCTTACGGGCATCAAACTCCGAACGAATGGAGTAGGTCAATCCACGGCGGTCACGAATCTCGTCGACCAAGCGGCTATGAAAAGCTCCTCCCAAAATCGTATTAGCCACCCGAAGCTTGAGGAAATCTGGGTTGGTACGCTTAATACCCGGATGACCCAAACGAATCTCAGATTGCTTGAGATCTGTTTTATCGATGATTTGGATTTGTAATCCCGTAATGGCTGGAACCTCAGGATAGGTGAAATCGGTCTGTTTGCGGGATGACCATTCGGCAAAAGCCTTCTCCAAGTCCTCCACGATTGTTGGGTTAAAGTGCCCGACCACCGCCAATTGGGCATTATTGGGACGATAGTGCTTGAGGTAATACTTAATAATATCCTTTTTGCGTAACTTGGTGACGTCCCGTTTACGCCCCAACACCCTCCGTGCGTAGGGGTGTGATCCATATAGGTAGGAATCAAACATCAGGCCGGCAAAATGACCAGGATCATCCACCGTCCTCTGCAGTTGGGAGAGAACCTGTTTTTTGACCCGATTGACCTCGCTGCCCGAGAAAGAGGGCTCCGTCACCATCTCTGAAAAGTTCTTTAAAAGTTCCCCTTGATGTTGCGCCAAAGTACTGGCCGAAATCAGAGTGTAGTCCTGCCCCACACTGACCGACAGCTCAGATCCGATCTGCCCCATGGCATCGGCCAACTCCAGGGCTTTGCGCTTGGCTGTTCCCTTGTCTAACAACTCACCCACCATTGATGCCGTGCCTGATGCTGCCTGTGGGTCCTCACTGCTTCCCGCACGAACCAACATCGCAAGACTAAAATAAGGAAGTGACTTGTCCTCAACCATCAGCACTTTCATGCCGTTCTTCAATGTCGCCTCTTTATAGGATCTCAGCTTAAAACCACCTCCTCCCGGGAGGGTGGCACAACCAGCAATAAGGAGAACCAGGGATACCAAAGTCAGAATTCGAATTTTCATATTTAAGCTCCCTCACCAGATCTGGAGGTTGATGTTGCCGCTGAAGTTTTTGGTTTAACACGAATGATAGATCTTTGTGCCGGCTTCAGATATTTCTCAGCCACCTCTTTGATTTGCTCAGCTGTGACGGCATTGTAGCGGTCCAAATCCTTAAACATGATGGAGTAGTCATTGAAAAGGACCTCATTGAGCGCGATAGCTCTTGCCTTTCCCGACACTGTTTTGAGCGAGTCCACGTAGTCAATCATGACCTGAGTTTTGGCCTTTTGCAGTTCTTCTGGCTTAACCAGCTCATTGCGGAACTTCCAGAGTTCGGTGTAGACCGTATTAATGGCTTTCTCCATGTCTGCTCCAGGTTTTACGCTGCAAATCACCTGAAAGAGGCCTGCGCGAAGTGGAGTATAAGCCCAGGAGGAAACTGAATTGGCAATCTGTTGGGAGTACACCAACTTCTTGTGCAATCGACTGGAACTGCCATTACCTAAGATATTTGACAGCAGGTCGAAGGCATAAGCCTCGTCCTGTCCAGCAGGAGGCGCCTGGTAGGCCACGGAAAATGTTGGGTTCTGGACATCCTTCACCAACTGAGAATTACGCTGTGCCTTTTGCTCAGGCTCCGGATCAAACTTTAGTTCAGGGATGGATTGAGAGGGGATTTTAGCGTAGTACTTTTCAATCAGTGATTTGGCCTGACTGGATTTAAAATCTCCAGTGATCACCAGAACCGCATTGTTGGGAGCATAGAAAACCCGATAAAACTCTTTCAAATCGTCGATCGAAGTGGCGTTGAGATCGCGCATATAACCAATAACGGGCCAACGATAAGGATGCACCCGAAAAACTGTTTCAAATACGTTTTCATGCAAGTATCCGTAGACGTTGTTTTCCACACGATAACGCCGCTCTTCCTTAACTACCTCTCTTTCATTCTTGATTTCTTTTTCATCAAAACCAAGATTGCGCATACGGTCTGATTCGATGTCGAGGATCAGTTCTAACTTCCCGCTCGGCATATTCTCATAGTAGCCAGTATAATCGCGAGTGGTGAAGGCATTATTGGTTCCTCCATTGGCCTGAATCTGCCGGTCCAACTCACGATTTGGGTATTTTGGTGTTCCCTTAAACATCAGGTGTTCAAAAAAGTGGGCAATCCCCGTGCGTCCGGGATGCTCGTTCGCCGATCCAACCCGAAACCATTGGTGGATACTGATAATGGGTGCCGAGTGGTCTTCGTGAAGGAGCACGGTCAGCCCATTGGAGAGCTGATACTTTTCCACCGGAAATCGGATCTGATCAGCGATGCTCACCTGGGTTGGAAGTTCGGCCTGGGCAGAAAAAGAAATCAATACAGACAGGAAAAGCCAACGAAACATAGGAGGGTCCTCCACAAGATGAATGAACCCCACTATTTTCTCCACTGACCTCGATAGTGTCAATGTGAGGAACTCGAACTGGCCGGAATGATTAGTGAGTTTACTGAACTACGAAATCCGAGAAGTAAACATTGCGAACGACACCTTTGTCGAGGAAACCATTGAGCTGGGAGATGATGCGGTTCTTAAGGTGGAGCTTTCCCTGCACAGTTTCAACCTCAGTGTACACAGTGGTATTGAGAATGCGCACGATAGCGTCTCGAGCTTCGGCCCCCAGTGAGATCACTTCCTCAAAGCCCTCTTCATCCAACATTTCTAGACTCAGCTCCATGCGGATCAATCGACGAGGCACCCCGTCCAAATTGGTATTGAAGGTTTCCATGGTGTACATCACAGGATTTTGTTGGAGGGACTTGCGAAACTCTACCAGCTCTTTGTTAAGTTCTTCCTCTGTCGACACGGCGGGTTTGTGACCCAAGGTCGAGGAATATACCAAAAAGGCCCCACCACCCAGGACGCCAAGGTTTACCACCATGAAGGCAAGAGTGAGAATCTTACCCATGTCCTTCTTAGGCTTTTTGCTTCCTTCTTCCTCTGCCATGGTCCGTGACCCTCCCAAACTCTTATCGGCAGCAGGACTCGGGTCTTAAGGACCTTCTTACGGTCCAGGTCAAGGCGAAAGTCCAGTGTGTCTCACCCCGAGATGCCAAACAGGCTCTCTTTGTCTTCGAATCTGACCCGACGCCCTATTCTTGACTTTCGACTAGTCACCCCCTCTAATGGATGTGGGCATTTTTACAGGTTGCGTAACTGATGATTCGTCTCAAATTGACAGTTCTATTGCTGGCGGCTGGTTTGTTGTGCTCCTATGCCCAAAGTCAGCCCACCCAAGTGGAAAGTGCCACCAACGTGGTTTCAGACGCCCAGGCGGACAAAGAAGACAGCGAAGACGCGACCAAAGGGATGCCAGATCCCCAGGGCATTGCCCCCCCGTCAGGCAAATTCCCAACTACCCTGGTTAATCTGGGTGAAACCGATGCCTTCTCCCCCTACGCATTTATCGTCGACAAATCCACTCGCACACTGACGATTTGGAAGTATGAGGCTGGAAATCTAACCCCAGTTGCCGTCTACCCGTCCGACATGGGCCGAAAGCCAGGTGATAAGACCGTGCTCGGTGATCTGAAAACTCCAGAAGGGATTTACTTTTTCCAGTCCCGTTATGAAGGCGGTCAGTTGGATTTTAACGAATACGGTTCTCGGGCATTCACCATGGATTACCCCAATTTTTTTGATCTCATGGAAAATAAAACCGGCAGCGGTATTTGGCTTCACGCAATCCCTGAAACCAAGTCCCTTCTACGAGGCTCCCGTGGTTGTGTAGTTGTACGTGATGAGGTTATCCAAAAGATCACGGACTTCATTACCCTCAAAAAGACCCCAATTGTGATCCAAGAAAAAGTGACCTACATCACACCTGATGATTTAAAGGGCCGTCGCCAGAGTCTTAATCGCTGGATCGATGGTTGGCGCAAAAGCTGGGAGGCCAAGGATATCAACTCTTACATCGCCTACTATGGTGACCAGTTTAAATCCCTTGGCATGGATCGGGGCCAGTGGCGAGAGTATAAGGAAAATCTAAATTCCAAATACAAATCCATATCCGTCCGGATCAGCGAACCATTGATCGTGGTTCATGACGATGAGGCTGTGGTTCGTTTTATTCAGGCCTATCAGTCGGATTTCAAAGAGGATGTGGGTGAAAAGACTCTGTACTTACGCAAGGACGGCAGTGGTCAATACCGCATTCTCGGAGAACAATGGAAGTCAGTTTCCAAGAAGAACCTGGCTGCCATTAGGCTCACCGAATCCAAAGACTCCAATCTGTAATCGAACCGTTAAGCTTTAGTTAGCCCTCTCACAGTGAATCACCAACATCCCATATAGGGTTCAGATTTTTTTAACCTTTAATCACAAGCCATCCCACCCCTTTTAAGGACTAAAAATCTGACCGAGAAGCCTTAGGTAGATAAAGGGTAGGTATTCCATGTGGTGGCACGTTTGTTCGATACTGAGAATCCTATGTGTGATTGCTGTCCTGAGTGGCTGTCTTTCTCAACCTAAAGAAGACCTGGAAGACATCATCAGCCAGCCAGGAGGAGGTTCGTCCTGGGATAGCCAAAGTCCCACCTTGGGATCAAGCCTTCAGTTCGCTTCCGTTCAAGCCAACACCCTTACCGTTTCCTGGGGAGCCTCCAGCGACAACCTGACCTCTGCCAGTAGTCTTCAATATAGGTTAGTGGTCGCCGTCGACCCTACCGATATCGATACGGCGGCCGAAGTGGCTGCCATGGCTTACAGCGATCCTGACGTCATGATGGATTGGCAAAACGCGCTGGCTAAAAACGTGACGGGCCTAAGTGCTTCAACGACCTATTATTTTGCAGTTGTGGTTCGTGATAGCGCAGGGAACCAGTCTCTCTACCCCCCTCAATCAGTATCCACAATTGCGGCCCTTGCGTGCGGTGATGTTTTCATTCCCGTTCATGCAACCGGCTCCACCAAAGTCAGCCTAGGTGCTGCACCTTCTGCCGTCACAGTGATTTCTGATTCCTCACAACGGCGATCCATCGACTTAGACTCAGAATGCAATATTTTTGTGAACACCTACAATGCCGCCCGCAAGTACAGTAACTCTGGAACTCTTTTGGCCACTTCGCCTACACTTCTCGCCAACAAAGTGGGACCAGTCGCCGTGGCCGGCAACTACGTCATAGTGAGCAAAGAGACCACCATCTATGTATTGAATAAATCTGACCTCACTGTGGTCGGCACTCACAGCCCTGCCTACAGCCCGATGGGCTTTCACTATGGATCTGGAAAACTATTTTTCACTTCTCACAGTGGTCGCTACCTCAGCCGCGTTGACTTTGATGAAAACAGCGGAGCCTTGTCCAATGAAGTTGCCATCACTCTGTCTGCATCGGCTGCCAGTGGCTGGGCCTCAGACATCACCCAAACTCGTGATGGTAGCTACGTGATCAGCTTTTTCAACTCAAAGAAGCTCTACAAATACTCCCTGTCCGGAACCACCATGACCATGATTTGGAATCAATCCACCACCAATTACCCTACTGGCGTAATCGAGCACCCGGATCAAAACCTCTATACCGTCAGCGACAGCGGAGTGATTAGCAAGTTTTCATCCGCTGGAGCCGAAAGCTCTGCCGTTTACATGAGTGGCTTGGGCAGTACATGGGGCTTAGTGCTGAAATAAAAATACTTTGAACGATAAGCTATTGATTTATCGCAAACTGGACTACTTGATTGCTGACGGGCGAATTCGAGGAGCCTGTGGGTACAGCTTGAGAATCACCTCACTCACCTTCTCACCCATCAATGTATCCCCCTCAGGATTGAGGTGACAATCATCGATATAGACATCACTCATAGAATTCAAAGCTTCGGTGAGATCCGACAAGTAGGACCGGGCCTTCACGGAATCTATCGCTGGAGCATAGAAGCTGGGATTTCGTTGCGCAATAGCATCAGTGGTGCGAATTTTCTCTTCCCGCTCAGATAAGCGGTAATCGCCTATGCCCAACACCGGCTGCAAGAAGCCGTGAAAACGAGCTCCAAAAAGATCAGCCGTTGCCCTAATGAGAGTAATGTTCTTGAGCCAAAGCTCATGAGCTGTACCTGGGTTGGCAGGACCCGTCGCCTGACCTTCCATATCCCGAGAAAATTGGGGAGCCTTCATCGCCCTCACCAAGGAAATGAGATAGGGAAAGCCCACTCGCGAGGACTCAATCATTCTCTCGAATATCTGATATTCATAGGTCGTCACCAATGGTTGCTCAGGGAGCTGTGCCCCCTGCATTTCATTTGCGCCGTCGTAAGTAACAATAAGGTTGGGCTGCAGAAACTCAATATCGCGAATAACTTTGAGCAACTCTTGATGAGAGTTGTAGCCACCGACCGCTCCATTTAATACGACTGTCGGCCCCCAGGCCTCCTGAAGTTTCTGATGGAAGGTCTTTACCCACGTATTTTGGCTGAAAACCGTATCTGACGTGGAACCACCAAATACCGCCACCCTTGGGGCTTGTGGGTTATCCATGTGCTCAGAGCCATAGACGATGTAGCCCTCGACATAGACGAGTCCCAACGCCTCCGCCTGCTTTTTGCCGATTGTCCACCCCAACAAGGGATCTAGGGTAGGATAGAAATTAAACTGAGGGGCAATTTGGTTTCCTGATTGAGCCAGCCGAGAACTTTGCTTCTGCAAAACCCAATAGGCCCCACCCTCAAGTCCTGCCAGGAGAATCAGAAAAACTACAAGATTTGTGATGATTATCTTTAGCTGCAAGGGACCTTAGTGAGTTGAAGGATCCATTCCCCCATCCGAATGTCCACCCGAGGTGTCCATTCCGCTGGACAAAATATCGCTGCCATTGGTCTCGTCTTCCAAAGTCAGGGGCACGGCCCGACCAGAAAGATCAGGCAGGCTGTCCAGGTGCTTTTGGTATTCTTCTCTTGTCATGATACCTTGGGATTCGTTCCACTCTGTCATGCGTGAATCAAACTTTAGCTGCTCCAAACCTTTACGCAGGCTTCCCATCTTTCCTCCAAAAACACCGTAAAAATCCAATTAGCCCCTTAGTTCCAGTATTTGGGGCCTTCAGAGTCTTCCTTATCCTCAAATTTACGCTCATTGTCCACTACTAATCTGAGCTTGGGGCCCTTACGCTTCTTGCGCTTCGAACCCTGCATCAGCTGTTGGCTCCATTTGCCCCAGAATCGCAGGAAGAGAAAGCCCATGACCAAGCCTCCCAGGTGGGCCAGGTTGGCCACTCCGTCTCGGCCACCGGTATTGAGCAGGGAGACAATCTCGATCGCACCCAGAAGGAGGACAAAATACTTGGCCTTCATGGGGAAGATCATCATGAAGTAGACCATTCTCTCCCCGAACAGCAGGCCATAGGCCAGCATGAGCCCAAACACCGCTCCCGAGGCGCCAATCACCGGGATGGTCATCAGACCAAAATTACCGGAGGCCAGATAGTAAATGGTCATTCCCAGAACGTAAATAAGGCCGGCCCCCACTCCACAGACGAGGTAGTAGGTCAGGAAAAAGCGTGAGCCCCAGCGCTGCTCAAGATCGGCCCCCAGCCACCACAGCAAAAGCATATTGAACACAATATGGAAGACCGAATAGGAATGGAGGAACATATAGGTAAAGGGCTGCCAGATCCAGAAACCATTCACCATCCGCTCAGGGATTAGGCCAAACCACAGAAACAAACTGGGCTCGTCCATGAAGAACTTCTGTACAATCAATATGGCACCCAACCAAATGGCCACATTAATGATGATGAGTTTTTTTGCCATGGGGGTCAGAGGCATGGCCCCGCCGCCCATTGAGTAGCGACTCATGATGCTCCCTAGGGCTTCTTCTCACTCAATTCGATCAACACGCCACCTGCCGAAGCTGGATGGATAAACGAAATCATGCAGTTGTGGGCCCCTGGTCGAGGCTCGTCATAGACCAGGCGGACGCCTGCAGCTTTCAAATCCTTCAGAATTTGCGCCAATCCCGTGACCGCCAAGCAAATATGGTGGACCCCGGGCCCGCGTTTTTCCAAAAATTTCGCCACCGGGCTGTTTTCCCCAAGGGGCTCTAACAGCTCAATGCGCGAGTCATTGGCCAATTCATAGGTCCCGACCTTAACCCCTTCGCCCACCACATCCTCGACATGGACTTCGCTAAAACCGAGAGCTTCATAGAGTTTTCCACCTTCAGCTAAACTGGGGACAGCGATTCCGATATGATCAAGCTTGTAGGAAAAAGGTAAATTCATTGATCTATTCCTCAAAATAAGGGCGGAGTCGATTGTAAGTCTGTTCAACCGTTTCCGCCAACACCTTGGTTTCCGCAATCAGCGGAAAGAAGTTGGTATCTCCCCGCCAGCGGGGGATCACATGCCAGTGAAGATGATCTGGGATACCGGCACCGGCGACTGCCCCATGATTTAGACCAATATTCATTCCCGGACAACCGTAGGATTTTTGCAGAGCATCAATAGTCCGCCGCAGGAGATGGGAGAGGGCCACATACTCCTCCTGGCTGAGTTCTGTCAAATCCCCACAGTGGCGGGTGGGAATCACCAGGGTATGCCCATTGTTGTAGGGAAACTTGTTGAGCACCACCAATGCGTGCTTCTCCCGATAGAGGACCAGACTCTCCAATTTTACCCCTTGATCGCGGGCCTGACAAAAGACGCAACCGTCGGGACGAATAATCTTGCGCACGTAACGATAGCGATCGGGCCTCTCCATGAAGTCCCTCTCCTGGGGCCATACATCCTGGAGATCAACTCCTGCGAGGGAGGTCTTGGATGATTTTGAAGGCTTCTTTTTTGCCACCTTTTTAGCGGCTTTCTTGGTCCGTGCTTTTTTCGCCATTGTCAAACGACCTTAAAGGATTCCCGGCATCAGGTAAAGGGGCTTACCCACCAAATGAACATGGAGATATTTGTCGGCGATGGCCTCCAACTTTCTCTCGGCTGAAGTGGTGGTTTGGATTTTACTCAACCACTCCATGGTCTTGTTATTAGGGTTAAACACCTTGGGGTTAGGCCCTAATCCCGCCAGGTTCCCCGCCACGCGAAGGGCGTCCTCATAGGTACCCACCTGATCAGCAAACCCCAGCCTCACTGCCGTTTCGCCCGTAAAAATCCGCCCATCCCCGTACTTGTTGACGATGTCGGGTGAAAGCCGGCGACTGGTTTGCACGGCAAGCTTAAATTGGTCGTGAACCTCTTCCAGGATACCTTGAAAGAGGTCTTGCTCCTCAGGCTTCATGCGTCTGAGGTCGGAGCCAGCATCCTTGAAATCCCCAGTCTTCAACACGTAACGATCCACTTTGGCTAAATCAAACAGACCCTTGAGATTAGCGAACTCCATTATAACTCCAATTGAACCCATCAAAGTTCCGGGGTTCGCGACAATGCGATCCGCTCCAGCCGCCGCGTAGTAGGCTCCGCTGGCCACCACACTGCCGCCGGAAACCACCACGGGCTTGCGCGCTTCCTCACGCACCCGCTTGATTTCGGTGTACAACTCCTGACTGGTCCCGACCAGGCCTCCAGGTGAATTGACCTGGATGATCACTCCTTTAATGTTGGGATCATCGCGATAGGTTCTCAGGGTCGAGACGAATTCACTGGAATCCAGAATCACCCCATCCAGCTTCATCGACAACAAGGAGGGCTCATCCACCTCAGGAGAAAGCGGGTTCCACATCGCGACCAAAACCAAAACTGAAACAAAAAACAGACCGAGGAAGGCCAGTGAAATGACCGCCAAGGTACCCTGATAAACTCTCCCCATCATCCCCTCCTTGAGACTCCCATCAGTCTAACTCTTGTCGGCCCATAGGGAAAGAAGGTCCAGGTCCCGGTCCAGGAGGATTTTTGCAATTGGCAAAAAAAAAGAGCCACTGTCCAGTGGCTCTTTTTGTCCTGCATTATTTCCTCCTCAGAGATTACTCAGAATCGCTGGGGGAATCCTCTGATGTCGAAGTTTCGGTGTTTTGAGCAGCCTTAAGAGCGTCGCCAAACAAATCTCCCAAGCTGGTCTTGGAAGTGGCCGTGACCTTCTTCACATAGTCATCCACGTCGGCCTTCTGTTCACGCAACTTCACCAATTTGGCTGAAAGTCCGATCTTACGCGCTTCCTTATCGATAGAGATGATCTCCGCCTTAATGCTGTCGCCAACGGCAACAACTTCTTCAGGCTTCTCCACTCGCTTGGTGCTCAGCTCGCTGATGTGAATCAGACCTTCGATGTCGGACTCAAGCTCAACAAACACACCAAAGTCAGCCAACTTGACGACTTTGACGTCACGCTGAGATCCGATGGGGTACTTGTCTTCGATGTTCGCCCAAGGATCGCCTTCAAGCTGCTTAATACCCAAGCTAAAACGCTCGTTCTCAATATCGACACCCAGAACCACTGCGCGAACCTTGTCACCCTTCTTGTAGACTTCAGAAGGATGGTTGATTCTCTTGGTCCAGGAGAAGTCAGAAATGTGAACCAGACCGTCAATGCCCTCTTCGATACCGACGAAAACACCAAAGTCAGTCACTGACTTCACTTCGCCTTCGATAATGGTACCAGGAGCATAGCTCTCTTTGAGCTCAACCCAAGGATTGGGCTCAAGCTGCTTCATGCCCAAGCTGATGCGACGGTTTTCACGATCCACTTCAAGAACCTGAACATTCACTTCGTCACCAACCTTCACAACTTGTGAGGGGTGCTTCACGCGCTTGGTCCAGCTCATTTCACTGACGTGGATCAGGCCTTCAATGCCTTCTTCCAACTCAACAAAAGCACCGTAATCAGCCAAGCTCACCACTTTACCGGACAGCTTTTGTCCAACAGGGAAGCGGTCGGCAACAGCGGCCCAAGGATCATCCTTAAGCTGCTTCATGCCCAAGCTGACACGCTCTTTTTCGTTATCAAACTTCAGTACAACAACTTCAACCTCGTCACCAACATTGACCAGCTCAGAAGGATGTTTCACCCGTCCCCAGCTCATGTCTGTGATGTGGAGGAGACCGTCCATGCCGCCAAGATCGATGAAGGCACCATAATCAGTGATGTTCTTCACCATTCCCTTAACGATCGATCCCTCTTTCATGGCATCCAAAGTCTGGCTGCGCAGATTTTCGCGCTCTTCCTCAAGAAGGGCACGGCGGGAAAGAACAATGTTTCCACGACGTTTGTTGAACTTGATGACCTTAAATTTATAGGTTTTACCAATGTAGGCATCCATGTTGCGAACCGGACGCAGATCAATCTGGCTACCAGGCAAGAAAGCCTTCACACCGATATCAACACTCAAACCGCCCTTAACTTTGGCGATGATTGTTCCCTCGATGACTTCCTCATTTTCAGCAGCACGGGAAATGTCGTTCCAGGCACGCAGCATATCGGCTTTGTCTTTAGACAGAACCACCATGCCGTTTTCATTTTCAATACGATCAATAAAGACTTCAACTTCAGTTCCGGTTTCCACATTGCGATGACCTTCGACCATGCGGAATTCAGAAATCGGGATCATTCCCTCACTCTTGTAGTTGATATCGACAAGAACATAATCTTCCTGCACTTCAACTACCCGGCCATTGACTACGTCGCCAACTTTGAAGTCCCGTTCACCGAGAGACTGTTCGAACATGGATTCAAAGCTTTCGCCGTTTTTGCCCACTTCCTGATAGGAATTGGGGTTATCAGGCACATCTTTGTCTGCAGCATCAAGAGCTGCGAGAACTTGTTCACGCGCGATCTGTGCCTTTGATTTGTTAGGTTTCTTATTGTCTACCATTTCCAAAAATTACCTCCTGCGGGAAAAGCCCTGGTCACGGGTACTTCGCCCTTATTAAATTTCTCACAGACTAGGCTGATTGAGATGAGCTTCTCGTTATAAGGTCTATGTTATGAATGTCAAAGGGATTTTTACACTTTGTTCCATAGACGAAGTGACGGAATTGGGCGACCTCAACTAGGGGGCACATAGCCCCAATCTATGTATATGGAATTGCATCGATTTAGGAGATCTTGAGGTCCTTACGAATCAGGCTTTCCACCAGGTCTACCACCTCCTCCAAACTCAAGTTGCTGGTGTCCACCCGATGGGCTTCTTTCGGGACCTGTAA from Pseudobdellovibrionaceae bacterium includes the following:
- a CDS encoding L,D-transpeptidase family protein, with protein sequence MIRLKLTVLLLAAGLLCSYAQSQPTQVESATNVVSDAQADKEDSEDATKGMPDPQGIAPPSGKFPTTLVNLGETDAFSPYAFIVDKSTRTLTIWKYEAGNLTPVAVYPSDMGRKPGDKTVLGDLKTPEGIYFFQSRYEGGQLDFNEYGSRAFTMDYPNFFDLMENKTGSGIWLHAIPETKSLLRGSRGCVVVRDEVIQKITDFITLKKTPIVIQEKVTYITPDDLKGRRQSLNRWIDGWRKSWEAKDINSYIAYYGDQFKSLGMDRGQWREYKENLNSKYKSISVRISEPLIVVHDDEAVVRFIQAYQSDFKEDVGEKTLYLRKDGSGQYRILGEQWKSVSKKNLAAIRLTESKDSNL
- a CDS encoding insulinase family protein, giving the protein MFRWLFLSVLISFSAQAELPTQVSIADQIRFPVEKYQLSNGLTVLLHEDHSAPIISIHQWFRVGSANEHPGRTGIAHFFEHLMFKGTPKYPNRELDRQIQANGGTNNAFTTRDYTGYYENMPSGKLELILDIESDRMRNLGFDEKEIKNEREVVKEERRYRVENNVYGYLHENVFETVFRVHPYRWPVIGYMRDLNATSIDDLKEFYRVFYAPNNAVLVITGDFKSSQAKSLIEKYYAKIPSQSIPELKFDPEPEQKAQRNSQLVKDVQNPTFSVAYQAPPAGQDEAYAFDLLSNILGNGSSSRLHKKLVYSQQIANSVSSWAYTPLRAGLFQVICSVKPGADMEKAINTVYTELWKFRNELVKPEELQKAKTQVMIDYVDSLKTVSGKARAIALNEVLFNDYSIMFKDLDRYNAVTAEQIKEVAEKYLKPAQRSIIRVKPKTSAATSTSRSGEGA
- a CDS encoding insulinase family protein; the encoded protein is MKIRILTLVSLVLLIAGCATLPGGGGFKLRSYKEATLKNGMKVLMVEDKSLPYFSLAMLVRAGSSEDPQAASGTASMVGELLDKGTAKRKALELADAMGQIGSELSVSVGQDYTLISASTLAQHQGELLKNFSEMVTEPSFSGSEVNRVKKQVLSQLQRTVDDPGHFAGLMFDSYLYGSHPYARRVLGRKRDVTKLRKKDIIKYYLKHYRPNNAQLAVVGHFNPTIVEDLEKAFAEWSSRKQTDFTYPEVPAITGLQIQIIDKTDLKQSEIRLGHPGIKRTNPDFLKLRVANTILGGAFHSRLVDEIRDRRGLTYSIRSEFDARKDTGPFTVATFTRHEKVGETVSETLKVIQDFQNKGVTDKEVADAKALLLGVFPRALETAERLAETMLVLRFYQVPDTYLTNYLRDISKIKTSEVNDVIKKYLQPDNMKVLVFSPKDKVISQLRPIGIVQVKNYTEYIQ
- the mce gene encoding methylmalonyl-CoA epimerase, translating into MNLPFSYKLDHIGIAVPSLAEGGKLYEALGFSEVHVEDVVGEGVKVGTYELANDSRIELLEPLGENSPVAKFLEKRGPGVHHICLAVTGLAQILKDLKAAGVRLVYDEPRPGAHNCMISFIHPASAGGVLIELSEKKP
- a CDS encoding flagellar basal body-associated FliL family protein codes for the protein MAEEEGSKKPKKDMGKILTLAFMVVNLGVLGGGAFLVYSSTLGHKPAVSTEEELNKELVEFRKSLQQNPVMYTMETFNTNLDGVPRRLIRMELSLEMLDEEGFEEVISLGAEARDAIVRILNTTVYTEVETVQGKLHLKNRIISQLNGFLDKGVVRNVYFSDFVVQ
- a CDS encoding SGNH/GDSL hydrolase family protein, which encodes MQLKIIITNLVVFLILLAGLEGGAYWVLQKQSSRLAQSGNQIAPQFNFYPTLDPLLGWTIGKKQAEALGLVYVEGYIVYGSEHMDNPQAPRVAVFGGSTSDTVFSQNTWVKTFHQKLQEAWGPTVVLNGAVGGYNSHQELLKVIRDIEFLQPNLIVTYDGANEMQGAQLPEQPLVTTYEYQIFERMIESSRVGFPYLISLVRAMKAPQFSRDMEGQATGPANPGTAHELWLKNITLIRATADLFGARFHGFLQPVLGIGDYRLSEREEKIRTTDAIAQRNPSFYAPAIDSVKARSYLSDLTEALNSMSDVYIDDCHLNPEGDTLMGEKVSEVILKLYPQAPRIRPSAIK
- a CDS encoding rhomboid family intramembrane serine protease, with translation MGGGAMPLTPMAKKLIIINVAIWLGAILIVQKFFMDEPSLFLWFGLIPERMVNGFWIWQPFTYMFLHSYSVFHIVFNMLLLWWLGADLEQRWGSRFFLTYYLVCGVGAGLIYVLGMTIYYLASGNFGLMTIPVIGASGAVFGLMLAYGLLFGERMVYFMMIFPMKAKYFVLLLGAIEIVSLLNTGGRDGVANLAHLGGLVMGFLFLRFWGKWSQQLMQGSKRKKRKGPKLRLVVDNERKFEDKEDSEGPKYWN
- a CDS encoding HIT domain-containing protein gives rise to the protein MAKKARTKKAAKKVAKKKPSKSSKTSLAGVDLQDVWPQERDFMERPDRYRYVRKIIRPDGCVFCQARDQGVKLESLVLYREKHALVVLNKFPYNNGHTLVIPTRHCGDLTELSQEEYVALSHLLRRTIDALQKSYGCPGMNIGLNHGAVAGAGIPDHLHWHVIPRWRGDTNFFPLIAETKVLAETVEQTYNRLRPYFEE
- the sppA gene encoding signal peptide peptidase SppA produces the protein MMGRVYQGTLAVISLAFLGLFFVSVLVLVAMWNPLSPEVDEPSLLSMKLDGVILDSSEFVSTLRTYRDDPNIKGVIIQVNSPGGLVGTSQELYTEIKRVREEARKPVVVSGGSVVASGAYYAAAGADRIVANPGTLMGSIGVIMEFANLKGLFDLAKVDRYVLKTGDFKDAGSDLRRMKPEEQDLFQGILEEVHDQFKLAVQTSRRLSPDIVNKYGDGRIFTGETAVRLGFADQVGTYEDALRVAGNLAGLGPNPKVFNPNNKTMEWLSKIQTTTSAERKLEAIADKYLHVHLVGKPLYLMPGIL